The Bradyrhizobium sp. LLZ17 genomic sequence GGGCCGAATCGACGGCCTTACCCATATCGAGGTCGGCGTCGACGTCAGCGATGTCGATTACGCCTGCGACGTGGTCCTGGTCTCGGAGTTTACCGACAGTGCGGCCCTGAAGGCCTACGCCATCCATCCGGAACATCTGCGGGTACGGGAGGAGCTTGGCGACTTGCGGATCGGCCGTTTCCAGGTCGATTATCCCAGCAAAGAGACCGGCGCATGATCGGTTCGTTCACCTTTGAAAATCTGCCCTGCCGCGTCGTGTTCGGCAGCGGAACGCTTGCCTCGGCCAAGGCCGAGGTCGAGCGTCTCGGCGGCACACGCGCGCTGGTCCTGACCACGCCGCAGCAGGAGGCGCAGGGCGCCAGGCTCGGCGCCGCGCTGGGCCCGCTTTATGCCGGCATCTTCGCAGGCGCCACGATGCACACGCCGGTCGATGTGACCGAGCGGGCGATCGCGGCGATGAAGGCGTGCAATGCCGACTGCGTGGTTGCGCTCGGCGGCGGCTCGACGACCGGGCTCGGCAAGGCGCTCGCCTTGCGTACCGGAATCAACCAGCTCTGCATTCCCACCACTTATGCCGGCTCGGAGATGACGCCGATCGTCGGCCAGACCGAGAACGGCCTGAAGACCACGGTACGCGATGTGGCCGTGTTGCCAGAGACTGTGATCTACGACGTCGACCTGACGATGACGCTGCCCGTCGGCCTCGCCGCCACCTCCGGCATCAACGCCATCGCACACGCGGTGGAAGCGCTCTACGCCCGCGACACCAATCCCGTGACCTCGCTGATGGCGGAAGAAGGCATCCGCGCGCTGGCGCGCGCCCTGCCAGCCATTGCCGCCAAACCTGACGACCGCGAGGCCCGCAGCGAAGCGCTCTATGGCGCCTGGCTCTGCGGCGTGTGCCTCGGCACCGTCGGCATGGCGCTGCATCACAAGCTCTGCCACACCCTCGGCGGCACCTTCGACCTGCCGCATGCCGAGACTCACACCATCGTGCTGCCGCATGCGCTGGCCTACAACGCGCCCGCAGTGCCCGAGGCGATGGTGCGGATTTCGCGCGCGATCGGTGCGGCCAATGCGGCGCAAGGCCTGTACGATCTCGCCCGCCGCCTCGGAGCAAAGCTGGCGCTGCGCGACATCGGCATGCCCGAAAGCGGAATCCACAAGGCGGCCGACCTCGCCGTGACCAACGCCTACTGGAATCCGCGCCCGCTCGAGCGCAACGCCATCCGCGACCTGATCGCGCGTGCCTGGGCGGGCGAGCCGCCGGTCGCAGCCA encodes the following:
- a CDS encoding maleylacetate reductase; the encoded protein is MIGSFTFENLPCRVVFGSGTLASAKAEVERLGGTRALVLTTPQQEAQGARLGAALGPLYAGIFAGATMHTPVDVTERAIAAMKACNADCVVALGGGSTTGLGKALALRTGINQLCIPTTYAGSEMTPIVGQTENGLKTTVRDVAVLPETVIYDVDLTMTLPVGLAATSGINAIAHAVEALYARDTNPVTSLMAEEGIRALARALPAIAAKPDDREARSEALYGAWLCGVCLGTVGMALHHKLCHTLGGTFDLPHAETHTIVLPHALAYNAPAVPEAMVRISRAIGAANAAQGLYDLARRLGAKLALRDIGMPESGIHKAADLAVTNAYWNPRPLERNAIRDLIARAWAGEPPVAAKAVT
- a CDS encoding Dabb family protein, translated to MSGPIKHIVMWRLRGETPAERTAARSKVKTLFEGLRGRIDGLTHIEVGVDVSDVDYACDVVLVSEFTDSAALKAYAIHPEHLRVREELGDLRIGRFQVDYPSKETGA